One segment of Syngnathus typhle isolate RoL2023-S1 ecotype Sweden linkage group LG9, RoL_Styp_1.0, whole genome shotgun sequence DNA contains the following:
- the LOC133159481 gene encoding small ubiquitin-related modifier 3-like isoform X2 — translation MSDEKPKEGVKTENDHINLKVAGQDGSVVQFKIKRHTALNKLMRAYCERQGLSLRQIRFRFDGQPINDQDTPSQLEMEDEDTIDVFQQQTGGDFS, via the exons ATGTCGGACGAAAAGCCAAAG GAAGGCGTGAAGACTGAGAACGACCACATTAACCTGAAAGTGGCCGGTCAGGATGGTTCAGTGGTACAGTTCAAAATCAAGAGGCACACTGCTCTCAACAAACTCATGAGGGCATATTGTGAACGGCAG GGACTGTCGCTTCGTCAGATACGATTTAGGTTTGATGGGCAGCCGATAAATGACCAGGACACACCTTCACAG TTGGAAATGGAGGACGAAGACACTATCGACGTGTTCCAGCAACAGACAGGAGGAGACTTTTCTTAA
- the LOC133159481 gene encoding small ubiquitin-related modifier 3-like isoform X1 codes for MSDEKPKEGVKTENDHINLKVAGQDGSVVQFKIKRHTALNKLMRAYCERQGLSLRQIRFRFDGQPINDQDTPSQDRGQLSQCVHHHTYYQEGWGTLLYL; via the exons ATGTCGGACGAAAAGCCAAAG GAAGGCGTGAAGACTGAGAACGACCACATTAACCTGAAAGTGGCCGGTCAGGATGGTTCAGTGGTACAGTTCAAAATCAAGAGGCACACTGCTCTCAACAAACTCATGAGGGCATATTGTGAACGGCAG GGACTGTCGCTTCGTCAGATACGATTTAGGTTTGATGGGCAGCCGATAAATGACCAGGACACACCTTCACAG GACAGAGGACAACTGTCGCAGTGTGTGCATCACCACACTTATTACCAGGAAGGCTGGGGAACCCTTCTGTACTTATGA
- the LOC133159479 gene encoding pituitary tumor-transforming gene 1 protein-interacting protein-like, producing the protein MRPYFGVFLFLSSGFVATLGQISTTSPPPVPCASKSNSSCAECLQDTKCLWCEPKQQCLDYPVKNILPPRSVCPLSDARWSVCWVNFQTVLITLGALSGLLILALLVCCMCCCCRRHRRRQRVSDDDDDLRAEQQTRARNARQKERRMEMQLRHDKIRQKYGLTQDNPYSRMDEKK; encoded by the exons ATGCGTCCCTACTTcggcgtttttctttttctttcgtcCGGCTTCGTCGCCACCCTTGGGCAAATATCGACTACTTCTCCTCCTCCTG TGCCTTGTGCCTCCAAATCCAACAGCAGCTGTGCAGAATGTCTGCAGGATACCAAG TGTTTGTGGTGCGAGCCCAAACAGCAGTGCCTGGACTACCCGGTGAAGAACATCTTGCCTCCAAGAAGCGTATGTCCCCTGAGTGACGCGAGATGGAGCGTATGCTGGG TCAACTTCCAGACGGTGCTGATCACGCTGGGCGCACTGTCTGGCCTTTTGATCCTGGCCTTGCTTGTCTGCTGCATGTGCTGTtgctgccgccgccaccgccgccgtcaGCGGGTCAG tgatgatgacgacgatttAAGGGCAGAGCAACAAACCCGTGCGAGGAATGCTCGTCAGAAAGAAAG GAGGATGGAAATGCAGCTGAGGCATGACAAAATCCGACAGAAATATG gtcttACACAGGACAATCCCTACTCTCGGATGGATGAGAAGAAGTAA